One segment of Rosa chinensis cultivar Old Blush chromosome 6, RchiOBHm-V2, whole genome shotgun sequence DNA contains the following:
- the LOC121049956 gene encoding uncharacterized protein LOC121049956 — MTITAKSNKAVSSTTSTNKSVCSKTKKSEEDDDENRTGGLKLLKRGMEIREAQIAKRKENKYPHRMSRKGYANLMEELSESVPLEELDRTTMWIKARQDRNGNFKQPEVEKKAEKIEHLRKREAEGEIATSGSDDVLTLALGNPEHRGRVRDVGGNVKPDLYFNLPKRQKMTFEQRTRLSLKKILEEEKEVLLAKERTAWEEERDRKLAEERAYWTEKIAKLEEKVDGKELPVESPKPVTVVNDLGSGQGSCSRQGEKAAHDNIEAEVKGVKKKLVLRDEVSIEVEEEIVQPSDERVRLNPILEEEVREDVIVLEAPVHGEEEQVGETKYKLAIDTVENIVAIGTVISVDLETKQQTIHGVPLGEENLRVSITETVVPEALLPFPIKDEIVKVKDAIGTCVAWPRNLVIAPAPGGKVTRSISLCLLLHM, encoded by the exons ATGACTATAACTGCTAAGTCCAACAAAGCTGTGTCATCAACCACGTCAACGAACAAGTCTGTTTGCAGTAAGACCAAGAAGTctgaggaggatgatgatgaaaacaGAACTGGTGGATTGAAGTTGCTGAAGCGAGGAATG GAAATACGTGAAGCCCAAATTGCAAAGCGAAAGGAGAATAAATATCCTCATCGTATGTCACGCAAAGGTTATGCAAATTTAATGGAAGAACTG TCTGAAAGTGTCCCTTTAGAAGAACTTGATAGAACTACAATGTGGATCAAGGCTCGGCAAGATAGGAATGGCAACTTCAAACAGCCTGAGGTAGAGAAGAAAGCcgaaaaaatt GAACATTTAAGGAAAAGGGAGGCTGAAGGGGAAATTGCCACATCTGGGTCTGATGATGTGCTCACTCTTGCATTGGGGAATCCGGAGCATAGAGGTAGGGTTAGAGATGTTGGTGGCAATGTCAAGCCCGATTTATATTTCAACTTGCCAAAACGGCAAAAGATGACTTTTGAACAGAGGACTAGGTTATCGCTGAAGAAGATActagaggaggagaaggaagttTTGTTAGCTAAGGAAAGAACTGCATGGGAGGAGGAGAGGGATAGAAAACTTGCTGAGGAGAGAGCTTATTGGACTGAGAAGATTGCGAAGCTGGAAGAGAAGGTCGATGGGAAGGAGCTGCCTGTTGAGTCCCCCAAACCTGTCACAGTAGTTAATGACCTTGGTTCAGGACAAGGGAGTTGTTCTCGCCAAGGGGAGAAGGCTGCACATGATAATATTGAAGCTGAGGTGAAGggtgtgaagaagaagttggttttaAGAGATGAAGTGAGCATCGAGGTTGAAGAGGAAATTGTGCAGCCCAGTGATGAGAGGGTACGGTTAAACCCGATATTGGAAGAGGAGGTTAGAGAAGATGTCATTGTACTAGAGGCACCAGTACATGGTGAAGAG GAACAAGTAGGTGAGACCAAGTATAAACTGGCCATTGACACGGTGGAAAACATTGTGGCTATTGGAACTGTCATCAGTGTCGACCTTGAGACCAAACAGCAAACAATCCATGGTGTTCCACTTGGAGAGGAGAATTTGCGTGTCTCTATCACAGAAACTGTTGTTCCTGAAGCTTTGCTGCCATTTCCCATAAAAGATGAGATAGTGAAGGTCAAGGATGCCATTGGGACTTGTGTCGCTTGGCCGAGGAACCTTGTTATTGCCCCTGCACCTGGTGGGAAGGTAACTCGATCAATTTCTTTGTGTTTACTTCTGCATATGTGA
- the LOC112170903 gene encoding pheophytinase, chloroplastic: MCSIFHADILSDLPYNRYNIPELAKKYKVYAIDLLGFGWSEKALVEYDAMIWKDQVVDFLKEIVKEPTVLVGNSLGGFTALVAAVGLPEQVVGVALLNSAGQFGNANSEPEKSDEETVLQKFIIKPLKEVFQRVVLGFLFWQAKQPARIESVLKSVYKNTSNVDDYLVDSITMPAADPNAGEVYYRSTVGNQIVKENSFWKLKTIVVVNVFLFMCS, from the exons ATGTGTAGTATCTTTCATGCTGATATTTTGTCCGATCTCCCATATAACAGGTATAACATACCAGAGTTGGCTAAAAAATACAAGGTTTATGCTATAGACTTGCTGGGCTTCGGTTGGAGTGAAAAAGCACTGGTTGAATATGATGCCATGATTTGGAAAGATCAAGTAGTGGACTTCTTGAAGGAGATAGTGAAAGAACCAACAGTTTTGGTTGGAAATAG CCTAGGAGGTTTTACTGCTTTGGTTGCAGCAGTTGGATTGCCTGAGCAAGTAGTTGGTGTTGCACTATTGAATTCGGCAGGACAGTTTGGAAATGCAAATAGTGAACCTGAGAAGTCTGACGAGGAAACAGTCCTACAGAAGTTCATCATAAAGCCACTGAAGGAAGTTTTCCAGCGAGTAGTACTTGGATTTTTATTCTGGCAAGCAAAGCAGCCCGCTCGCATTGAATCCGTTTTAAAGAGT GTGTACAAAAATACCTCCAATGTGGATGACTATCTGGTGGATTCCATAACAATGCCAGCAGCTGACCCCAATGCCGGAGAAGTCTACTACAG GTCAACTGTAGGAAATCAAATTGTCAAGGAAAATTCTTTTTGGAAGCTGAAGACTATCGTGGTGGTCAATGTTTTTTtattcatgtgtagctag
- the LOC112173118 gene encoding probable serine/threonine-protein kinase At1g01540, with protein sequence MAAMLRKLDDLVGFCCRGQAEKEFKVEVEAIGRVRHKNLVRLLGYCAEGAHRMLVYEYVDNGNLEQWLHGDVGPLSPLTWENCMNIMLGTAKGVVRGGCKIEEMHFFMRGFDSFNILNFMDDI encoded by the exons ATGGCTGCTATGTTGAGAAAGCTTGATGATTTAGTTGGGTTTTGCTGCAGGGGACAAGCTGAGAAGGAGTTCAAGGTTGAAGTGGAAGCAATTGGTCGTGTTCGCCATAAGAATTTAGTGAGGTTGCTTGGCTACTGTGCTGAAGGTGCTCACAG GATGCTTGTGTATGAGTATGTTGACAACGGAAACCTGGAACAATGGCTTCATGGAGATGTCGGGCCTCTCAGCCCTCTGACATGGGAGAATTGCATGAATATAATGCTTGGGACAGCGAAAGG GGTTGTTAGAGGAGGTTGTAAAATTGAGGAAATGCACTTCTTCATGAGGGGGTTTGATTCTTTCAACATTCTAAACTTCATGGATGATATATAG